Proteins found in one Chloroflexota bacterium genomic segment:
- a CDS encoding MarR family transcriptional regulator, whose product MHDQVDSFIAEWQRERPELDATPMGLIGRIARLEQHLSRDLARIFGQFGLQRGEFDVLASLRRSGAPYQRSPTALFNTLMLSSGAMTNRLDRLAARGLIERIPDPHDRRSLLVQLTAEGLDLINRAVEAHLANEQRLIASLSSEQREQLATLLRCWLLDLEPNQA is encoded by the coding sequence ATGCACGACCAAGTTGATAGTTTTATTGCTGAGTGGCAGCGTGAACGACCAGAGCTTGATGCTACGCCGATGGGCTTGATTGGGCGAATTGCGCGGTTGGAACAACATTTGAGCCGTGATTTGGCGCGGATATTCGGCCAATTTGGCTTACAACGCGGGGAATTTGATGTGCTGGCCAGTTTGCGGCGGTCGGGAGCGCCCTATCAGCGTAGCCCAACCGCCTTGTTCAATACCTTGATGCTCTCATCAGGAGCCATGACCAATCGGCTTGATCGCTTGGCCGCGCGGGGCTTGATCGAGCGCATTCCCGATCCGCACGATCGGCGCAGCCTGTTGGTGCAGCTCACAGCCGAGGGGTTAGATCTGATCAATCGAGCCGTCGAGGCGCATCTTGCCAACGAACAACGCTTGATTGCCAGTTTGAGTAGCGAGCAGCGCGAACAATTAGCCACGCTGTTACGCTGTTGGCTGCTCGATTTAGAGCCAAATCAGGCTTGA